The Pseudophryne corroboree isolate aPseCor3 chromosome 2 unlocalized genomic scaffold, aPseCor3.hap2 SUPER_2_unloc_4, whole genome shotgun sequence genome includes a window with the following:
- the LOC134983065 gene encoding ecto-ADP-ribosyltransferase 5-like: MERCIYVCLLCCTLGTQVSGIRLSMFSNSFDDQYEGCTEEMEDEVITNLLTKEKCADAEFSSTWDQAALRWKKMRLSVPSGFRDEYGIAIMAYTNIDSHVFSNFNQAVRNYQNSFSFRYHSLHFFLTQGVKLLRSSCWGGSWTVYRGLNMTHIDPSDKGEKIRLGQFSSSSINRTVAESFGNDSFFTMSTCFGVKVKRFSYKPEQEEILIPVDEVFEMTNFTVVGSERRFVLKTTNQRCHYYNCDYLRKGGKSSHCVESGVTRITSPLSVKALLLSGFIIFTSDIL, translated from the exons ATGGAGAGATGCATCTACGTCTGTCTACTGTGCTGCACTCTGGGGACACAG GTTTCTGGCATCCGTCTAAGCATGTTTAGCAACTCCTTTGATGACCAGTATGAGGGCTGCACAGAGGAGATGGAGGATGAAGTCATAACCAATCTGCTTACTAAAGAAAAATGCGCTGATGCAGAATTTAGCAGCACTTGGGACCAAGCAGCGCTGAGATGGAAGAAAATGAGACTGAGCGTACCCAGTGGTTTCCGTGACGAATACGGCATCGCAATTATGGCCTATACCAACATTGACAGCCATGTTTTCTCCAACTTCAACCAAGCCGTGAGGAATTACCAGAATTCCTTCTCATTTAGATACCATTCTCTGCACTTCTTCCTCACGCAGGGAGTCAAGCTCCTGAGGTCCAGCTGTTGGGGGGGGTCGTGGACCGTATACCGAGGGTTGAACATGACTCATATAGATCCTAGCGATAAAGGAGAAAAGATCCGACTTGGACAGTTTTCCTCTTCCTCCATCAACAGGACAGTGGCGGAGAGTTTCGGGAATGATTCATTCTTCACCATGTCCACCTGCTTTGGCGTCAAAGTAAAAAGATTTTCCTATAAACCAGAACAGGAGGAGATTCTGATACCTGTGGACGAGGTGTTCGAAATGACCAACTTTACCGTGGTGGGAAGTGAGCGCAGATTTGTTCTTAAAACTACGAACCAGAGATGTCACTACTACAACTGTGATTACCTGCGGAAAG GTGGAAAGTCCAGTCATTGTGTGGAGAGCGGAG TTACAAGGATAACATCACCATTGTCTGTCAAAGCCCTTCTGCTTTCTGGTTTCATCATCTTCACCAGCGACATTCTGTGA